Proteins encoded within one genomic window of Streptomyces taklimakanensis:
- a CDS encoding prolyl oligopeptidase family serine peptidase — translation MEPDAFPEQFARTRRFSLGVPRHLAVSPDGGRVLFVRTGGGADPVGRLWSWEDGRERLLAAPHGAAGRTGPVPEEERVRRERAREQSAGVVSYAADRELRRVVYPLGGALWAVETVGERAGEPFPVSAAGPVVDPRLSPDGRSVAYVTGGALHVVGFDGRGDRPLATPEGAEVTYGSTDHVSAESMGRLRGHWWAPDGRALLATRVDTSAVRRRWITDPAHPERRPRAVAYPEAGTPNADVSLHLFHLDGRRVEADWDRRAFEYVVAASWDAHGPLVTVQSRDQRTLRVLEVDPDTGATRVLHEQVDPHWVELLPGAPCRTASGALVRAEESAGTRRLRVGDTLTPEGLQVTRVLSTDGDGVLFTGCADPVEEHVWILGPETGCRRLSRGPGLHSAAVGGGTVVLDSLTPEGHAVTVRRGGEVVGRIDSLAREPRVTPRPVMLVQGARRLRSALYLPSGHDPDAPDARPLPVLLDPYGGPGMRLVVRARTWPACVSQWFAEQGFAVLVTDGRGTPGRGPGWEKEIRGDQLTPVLEDQVDALHATARNRPYLDLDRVAIRGWSFGGTLAAAAVLRHPDVFHAAVAGAAPSDQRLYDTHWKERYLGHPEEEPENYERSSLLRDAHRLRRPLLLIHGTADDNVAFAHVLRLSSALLAAGREHTVLPLPGAGHTVAHGTIAARLLEFQLRFLRGALGIPDGASGGRGGAEAGP, via the coding sequence GTGGAGCCCGACGCCTTCCCGGAGCAGTTCGCCCGTACCCGTCGTTTCTCGCTCGGCGTCCCCCGGCACCTCGCGGTCTCCCCGGACGGGGGGCGGGTGCTGTTCGTCCGGACCGGTGGCGGGGCCGATCCCGTGGGACGACTGTGGTCGTGGGAGGACGGCCGGGAGCGGTTGCTGGCGGCCCCACACGGTGCGGCGGGGCGGACGGGTCCGGTTCCGGAGGAGGAACGGGTACGCCGGGAGCGGGCGCGCGAGCAGTCGGCGGGCGTGGTGTCGTACGCCGCCGACCGGGAGCTGCGCCGGGTGGTGTACCCGCTCGGCGGGGCGCTGTGGGCGGTGGAGACCGTCGGCGAGCGGGCCGGGGAGCCGTTTCCGGTGTCGGCGGCCGGTCCCGTGGTCGATCCGAGGCTCTCGCCGGACGGGCGGTCGGTCGCCTACGTCACCGGCGGCGCGCTGCACGTGGTCGGGTTCGACGGTCGCGGCGACCGTCCGTTGGCCACCCCGGAGGGGGCGGAGGTGACGTACGGGTCGACCGACCACGTCTCGGCCGAGTCGATGGGGCGGCTGCGCGGTCACTGGTGGGCGCCGGACGGGCGGGCCCTGCTGGCGACGCGGGTGGACACCTCGGCGGTGCGGCGCCGGTGGATCACCGATCCGGCGCACCCCGAACGCCGTCCGCGCGCGGTGGCGTACCCGGAGGCCGGCACGCCCAACGCCGACGTCTCCCTCCACCTGTTCCACCTCGACGGCCGTCGGGTGGAGGCGGACTGGGACCGTCGCGCCTTCGAGTACGTCGTGGCCGCCTCCTGGGACGCCCACGGTCCGCTGGTCACCGTGCAGAGCCGCGACCAACGCACCCTGCGCGTGCTGGAGGTCGATCCGGACACCGGCGCCACCCGCGTCCTGCACGAGCAGGTCGACCCGCACTGGGTGGAGCTGCTGCCCGGCGCGCCGTGCCGCACCGCGTCCGGGGCGCTGGTGCGGGCGGAGGAGTCGGCCGGCACCCGGCGGCTGAGGGTCGGCGACACCCTGACTCCGGAGGGGCTGCAGGTGACGCGGGTGCTGAGCACGGACGGTGACGGGGTGCTCTTCACCGGCTGTGCGGACCCGGTGGAGGAGCATGTGTGGATCCTCGGCCCGGAGACGGGCTGTCGCCGCCTCAGCCGGGGACCGGGGCTGCACTCGGCGGCCGTGGGCGGCGGCACCGTGGTCCTCGACAGCCTCACCCCCGAAGGCCACGCGGTCACCGTCCGGCGTGGTGGGGAGGTGGTGGGTCGGATCGACTCCCTGGCCCGGGAGCCGCGCGTCACACCCCGCCCCGTGATGCTGGTCCAGGGCGCCCGGCGACTGCGCAGTGCGCTGTACCTGCCCTCCGGCCACGACCCCGACGCGCCGGACGCCCGTCCGCTGCCGGTGCTGCTCGATCCGTACGGCGGGCCGGGCATGCGGCTGGTGGTGCGGGCGCGGACGTGGCCGGCGTGCGTGTCCCAGTGGTTCGCCGAGCAGGGTTTCGCCGTGCTGGTCACCGACGGACGCGGCACCCCGGGGCGGGGCCCGGGGTGGGAGAAGGAGATCCGCGGCGACCAGCTCACGCCCGTCCTGGAGGACCAGGTCGACGCGTTGCACGCCACGGCCCGGAACCGTCCGTACCTGGACCTGGACCGAGTGGCGATCCGCGGCTGGTCCTTCGGCGGAACGCTCGCCGCGGCGGCCGTCCTGCGCCACCCCGACGTCTTCCACGCGGCCGTCGCCGGAGCCGCCCCCAGCGACCAGCGGCTGTACGACACCCATTGGAAGGAACGCTACCTGGGGCATCCGGAGGAGGAGCCGGAGAACTACGAGCGGTCCTCGCTGCTGCGCGACGCGCACCGACTGCGCCGGCCGCTGTTGCTGATCCACGGCACCGCCGACGACAACGTGGCCTTCGCGCACGTGCTGCGGCTGTCGTCGGCGCTGTTGGCCGCCGGCCGCGAGCACACGGTGCTGCCGCTGCCGGGCGCGGGCCACACCGTCGCGCACGGGACGATCGCCGCGCGGCTGCTGGAGTTCCAACTCCGCTTCCTGCGCGGTGCGCTGGGCATCCCGGACGGAGCGAGTGGGGGACGGGGCGGGGCGGAGGCGGGTCCCTGA
- a CDS encoding pyridoxamine 5'-phosphate oxidase family protein encodes MSTTAPGSAYTPTERTVPTRHRKRAAYDRELVHAILDDGCVCHLGFVRDGAPVVLPTLYARVGERLYVHGSAGSRPLRAAGGDEGLPVCLTVTHLDGLVLARSAFHHSVNYRSVVVHGTAHRVTDPAERATALDAIVDQAVPGRSADARPADDRESAATAVIALDLEEVSAKIRTGGPNDEPEDLELPHWSGVVPVRRTYGVPVPADDLAPGVPVPDYLAAL; translated from the coding sequence ATGTCCACCACCGCCCCCGGGAGCGCGTACACCCCGACCGAGCGCACCGTTCCGACCCGGCACCGCAAGCGCGCCGCGTACGACCGCGAGCTGGTGCACGCGATCCTCGACGACGGCTGCGTCTGCCACCTCGGCTTCGTCCGCGACGGCGCGCCGGTCGTGCTGCCGACGCTCTACGCCCGGGTCGGCGAGCGCCTCTACGTCCACGGCTCGGCCGGTTCCCGGCCGCTGCGGGCGGCGGGCGGGGACGAGGGCCTGCCGGTCTGCCTGACGGTGACCCACCTGGACGGTCTGGTGCTGGCCCGTTCCGCCTTCCACCACTCGGTCAACTACCGCTCGGTGGTGGTGCACGGCACCGCCCACCGGGTGACCGACCCGGCCGAGCGGGCCACCGCGCTCGACGCCATCGTCGACCAGGCGGTCCCCGGACGTTCGGCGGACGCGCGTCCGGCCGACGACAGGGAGTCGGCCGCCACCGCCGTCATCGCCCTGGACCTGGAGGAGGTCTCGGCGAAGATCCGCACCGGCGGCCCCAACGACGAGCCGGAGGACCTGGAACTGCCCCACTGGAGCGGCGTGGTGCCGGTGCGGCGGACCTACGGCGTCCCCGTGCCGGCCGACGACCTCGCACCGGGCGTCCCCGTGCCCGACTACCTCGCCGCGCTCTGA
- a CDS encoding alpha/beta hydrolase fold domain-containing protein, translated as MLSAPVADVIGQRHRREAARRLRERPRGRQPAGADVRCRTGAPSGRAANAPGPPVRSAHASPRALRSRAHTRRTASNVRVRSFGKRRRRSGGTCTPRPRGYPSEAVRRPNAHLCRGDNDVALSYPTQPGDIDHLIADDHAIVERQFQHLEAGRGDRRTLVDQICFELSLHAFAEEVVLYPLWPELGMEEANHDARGEHHGIKELLVALEGSEPGEAEFERALTDLVALVRHHVADEEGQELPAFRAKVGPEKMAELGRRFIAAKRQAPPAPHPHAPDGGGTAEKAAGRLAKPIDEGRAAATGKKKRLATDASGLLDPQAQAVVDAHSALEPLPFETLTPDQARRQPGPDAAVKKVMEERGIDGPEPVGSVEDLRIPDAAGGEQTLRVYTPAAPASGPLPVIMWIHGGGWVLFDTDTYDASCRGLANKAGAIVVSPNYRRAPEAVFPASHDDVLAAYRWTVTGAARIGGDPTRVGIGGESVGGNMAAATSLQLAAAGEPVPRAQVCVYPLTTAEQYGESMEDAADGRPLNRALLSWMATHAFEGRPGAAKDPRVDLLGLPADRLAAMPPTLVITAERDVLRSQGEEFARRLQDAGVPTTLTRYDGVMHEFFGASAVLDKAEQAQRQAADHFGRAFAAGG; from the coding sequence ATGCTCTCCGCTCCCGTGGCGGACGTCATCGGGCAGCGCCACCGCAGGGAGGCCGCGCGGCGCCTCCGGGAACGGCCGCGCGGTCGGCAACCGGCCGGGGCTGACGTCCGGTGCCGGACGGGGGCGCCGTCCGGTCGTGCCGCGAACGCCCCCGGACCGCCGGTGCGGTCCGCGCACGCCTCGCCCCGGGCCCTGCGCTCCCGGGCACACACCCGACGCACGGCGTCGAACGTTCGGGTGCGCTCCTTCGGCAAACGGAGGAGGAGGAGCGGCGGAACGTGCACTCCTCGGCCGAGGGGGTACCCCTCCGAGGCTGTCCGGCGTCCGAACGCCCACCTCTGCCGAGGAGACAACGACGTGGCCCTGTCCTACCCCACCCAGCCCGGCGACATCGACCATCTGATCGCCGACGACCACGCGATCGTGGAGAGGCAGTTCCAGCACCTGGAGGCCGGCCGGGGCGACCGCCGGACCCTCGTCGACCAGATCTGCTTCGAACTCTCGCTGCACGCCTTCGCCGAGGAGGTCGTCCTCTACCCCCTGTGGCCCGAACTGGGCATGGAGGAAGCCAACCACGACGCCCGCGGCGAGCACCACGGCATCAAGGAACTACTGGTCGCCCTCGAGGGCTCGGAACCGGGCGAGGCCGAGTTCGAGCGGGCGCTGACCGATCTCGTCGCCCTGGTGCGCCACCACGTCGCCGACGAGGAGGGCCAGGAACTCCCGGCCTTCCGCGCCAAGGTGGGCCCGGAGAAGATGGCCGAGCTCGGCAGGCGGTTCATCGCCGCCAAGCGGCAGGCGCCGCCCGCCCCCCACCCGCACGCGCCCGACGGCGGCGGCACCGCCGAGAAGGCCGCCGGCAGGCTCGCCAAGCCCATCGACGAGGGCAGGGCCGCCGCGACGGGCAAGAAGAAGCGGCTGGCCACCGACGCGTCCGGGCTGCTCGACCCCCAGGCGCAGGCCGTCGTCGACGCCCACTCGGCCCTGGAGCCCCTCCCCTTCGAGACCCTCACACCGGACCAGGCGCGCAGGCAGCCGGGCCCCGACGCCGCCGTGAAGAAGGTGATGGAGGAGCGGGGCATCGACGGCCCCGAGCCGGTCGGGTCGGTGGAGGACCTGCGGATCCCCGACGCGGCCGGCGGCGAGCAGACCCTGCGCGTCTACACCCCCGCCGCCCCGGCTTCCGGTCCGCTGCCCGTGATCATGTGGATCCACGGCGGCGGCTGGGTGCTGTTCGACACCGACACCTACGACGCCTCCTGCCGGGGGCTGGCGAACAAGGCGGGGGCCATCGTGGTGTCGCCGAACTACCGGCGCGCCCCGGAGGCGGTCTTCCCCGCCTCCCACGACGACGTGCTGGCCGCCTACCGCTGGACCGTCACAGGCGCCGCACGCATCGGCGGCGACCCGACCCGCGTCGGCATCGGCGGGGAGTCCGTCGGCGGGAACATGGCGGCGGCGACGAGCCTGCAACTCGCCGCCGCCGGAGAGCCGGTCCCCAGGGCGCAGGTCTGCGTCTACCCGCTGACGACCGCCGAGCAGTACGGGGAGTCGATGGAGGACGCCGCGGACGGCCGCCCCCTCAACCGCGCACTGCTGAGCTGGATGGCGACGCACGCCTTCGAGGGCAGGCCCGGCGCGGCCAAGGATCCCAGGGTCGATCTCCTCGGGCTGCCGGCCGACCGGTTGGCGGCCATGCCCCCGACCCTGGTGATCACCGCCGAGCGCGACGTCCTGCGCAGCCAGGGCGAGGAGTTCGCACGCCGCCTGCAGGACGCCGGGGTGCCCACCACCCTCACCCGCTACGACGGGGTCATGCACGAGTTCTTCGGCGCCTCGGCCGTCCTGGACAAGGCCGAACAGGCCCAACGGCAGGCCGCCGACCACTTCGGCCGCGCGTTCGCCGCCGGCGGGTGA
- a CDS encoding DMT family transporter has translation MDSAPGAAPAAGLSTGRGLLYLVVAGIAWGTAGAAAALLYRASDLGPIALSFWRYVGGIALLLAFLPLRARSRARRTVPAPVPEPRRRRAARIVATGLGLTLFQTAYFGAVQATGLAVGTVVTLGAGPVLIAVGARLTMGERLGRGGAAAVAGALAGLAVLCLGDDSATVRPLGVLLAMLSASGYAAITLLTRWMGRSGSGGDPYATTTWAFGVGAICLLPLGLVEGLLPRTATDPLEVVALLAYTAAVPTALAYALYFAGAAVVRAATASVIMLIEPVSAAVIAVALLGERLTAATVLGTALLLAAVTGLAVAEARTAAGARRATGLAPAPAPVSGSGGGGGGAGV, from the coding sequence ATTGATTCCGCCCCTGGTGCGGCCCCTGCGGCCGGCCTGTCCACCGGACGCGGCCTGCTCTATCTGGTCGTCGCCGGGATCGCCTGGGGCACCGCCGGTGCCGCGGCGGCCCTGCTCTACCGGGCCAGTGACCTGGGGCCGATCGCCCTGTCCTTCTGGCGCTACGTCGGAGGCATCGCCCTGCTGCTGGCGTTCCTCCCGCTGCGCGCCCGCTCCCGGGCCCGTCGTACCGTCCCCGCCCCCGTTCCCGAGCCGCGCCGGCGCCGGGCGGCCCGGATCGTCGCCACCGGACTGGGGCTGACGCTCTTCCAGACCGCCTACTTCGGGGCGGTGCAGGCCACGGGACTCGCGGTCGGCACGGTCGTCACCCTCGGCGCCGGTCCCGTACTGATCGCCGTCGGCGCCCGGCTGACCATGGGGGAACGGCTGGGGCGCGGCGGCGCGGCGGCCGTGGCCGGAGCGCTGGCCGGTCTGGCGGTGCTGTGCCTGGGCGACGACAGCGCGACGGTGCGCCCCCTGGGCGTCCTGCTGGCCATGCTGTCCGCCTCCGGGTACGCCGCCATCACCCTGCTGACCCGGTGGATGGGGCGCAGCGGCTCGGGGGGCGACCCGTACGCCACGACCACCTGGGCGTTCGGGGTCGGGGCGATCTGCCTGCTGCCGCTCGGGCTGGTCGAGGGACTGCTGCCGCGGACCGCCACCGACCCGCTGGAGGTGGTGGCCCTGCTGGCGTACACGGCCGCGGTGCCCACGGCCCTGGCGTACGCGCTGTACTTCGCCGGGGCCGCGGTCGTCCGGGCCGCCACGGCGTCGGTGATCATGCTCATCGAGCCGGTGAGCGCGGCCGTCATCGCCGTGGCGCTGCTGGGCGAGCGGCTCACCGCGGCGACCGTGCTGGGCACCGCTCTGCTGCTCGCCGCCGTGACGGGATTGGCGGTGGCCGAGGCCCGTACGGCGGCCGGCGCCCGGCGGGCGACCGGCCTCGCCCCCGCCCCCGCCCCCGTCTCCGGGAGCGGGGGCGGCGGAGGCGGGGCCGGGGTGTGA
- a CDS encoding DUF3140 domain-containing protein has protein sequence MTEHPGDREETIAEFGKLVNLTPKQLQDWLESEESKAAGQHKDGGESTGHASGRRIVELLRTSGSDLGDDDVAHMRKVTGYIKRHLAQRPSGDVTDTAWRHSLMNWGHDPLKDS, from the coding sequence ATGACTGAGCACCCGGGCGACCGCGAGGAGACCATCGCCGAGTTCGGGAAGCTGGTCAACCTCACCCCCAAGCAGCTCCAGGACTGGTTGGAGAGCGAGGAGTCGAAGGCCGCCGGGCAGCACAAGGACGGCGGCGAGAGCACCGGCCACGCCTCCGGCCGCCGCATCGTCGAACTGCTGCGGACCTCCGGGTCGGACCTCGGCGACGACGACGTGGCCCACATGCGCAAGGTGACCGGCTACATCAAGCGGCACCTGGCCCAGCGCCCCTCCGGCGACGTCACCGACACCGCCTGGCGCCACTCCCTGATGAACTGGGGCCACGACCCGCTCAAGGACTCCTGA
- a CDS encoding aminotransferase class I/II-fold pyridoxal phosphate-dependent enzyme, with protein MLEEYRIEGRRAAEIAASVERGVGSGELEPGRLLPPLRELAAELGVNPNTVAAAYRVLRERGVIETAGRRGSRVRPRPATTAREAIRVEAPEGVSDISQGNPDPALLPPLDAALAAAARRHERQPTLYGAPDVTDDLARPARAAFDADGVPEGPIAVTSGALDAIERVLAAHLRPGDAVAVEDPGWGSLLDLIPGLGLRTLPVALDDDGPLPDAVERALRRGARALVVTDRAQNPTGAVVSAERARELRRVLAAHPHVLLVEDDHGHGIVDLPLHPLAVGGPTRHWALVRSTAKAYGPDLRLAVSTGDDVTIDRVRGRQRLGPGWVSHLLQHTVAALWESRAVDPARIADSYGRRRDALIDALARRGVPAYGRSGMNVWVPVPDETGAVARLLRAGWAVAPGARFRIATPPGVRLTVSPLSEDGIEPVADAVAEAIRPGEARRYG; from the coding sequence GTGCTAGAAGAGTATCGGATCGAGGGGCGGCGCGCAGCCGAGATCGCCGCCAGCGTGGAACGCGGCGTGGGGTCGGGTGAGTTGGAGCCGGGCCGGCTCCTGCCGCCCCTGCGCGAGTTGGCCGCCGAGCTGGGGGTGAATCCCAACACGGTCGCCGCCGCCTACCGCGTCCTGCGTGAGCGCGGAGTGATCGAGACGGCCGGGCGGCGCGGCAGCCGGGTGCGCCCACGTCCGGCGACCACCGCCCGCGAGGCGATCAGGGTCGAGGCGCCCGAAGGCGTGAGCGACATCTCCCAGGGCAATCCCGACCCGGCGCTGCTGCCCCCGCTGGACGCGGCCCTCGCGGCCGCCGCGCGGCGCCACGAACGGCAGCCGACCCTCTACGGCGCCCCCGACGTCACGGACGACCTGGCCCGGCCGGCCCGCGCCGCGTTCGACGCCGACGGCGTCCCCGAGGGGCCCATCGCCGTCACCTCCGGCGCGCTGGACGCCATCGAGCGGGTGCTGGCCGCCCACCTCAGGCCGGGGGACGCGGTCGCCGTGGAGGATCCGGGCTGGGGGAGCCTGTTGGACCTGATTCCGGGGCTGGGGCTGCGGACGCTGCCGGTCGCCCTCGACGACGACGGCCCGTTGCCGGACGCGGTCGAGCGGGCGTTGCGGCGGGGCGCGCGCGCCCTGGTCGTCACCGACCGGGCGCAGAATCCCACCGGGGCCGTCGTCTCCGCCGAACGCGCCCGGGAGCTGCGGCGCGTGCTGGCCGCCCACCCCCACGTCCTGCTGGTCGAGGACGACCACGGGCACGGCATCGTCGACCTGCCGCTGCACCCCCTGGCCGTCGGCGGGCCCACCCGGCACTGGGCCCTGGTGCGGTCCACCGCCAAGGCGTACGGCCCCGACCTGCGGCTGGCGGTGTCGACCGGGGACGACGTCACCATCGACCGGGTGCGCGGACGGCAGCGACTGGGGCCGGGCTGGGTCAGCCACCTGCTCCAGCACACCGTCGCCGCCCTCTGGGAGAGCCGTGCGGTGGACCCCGCGCGGATCGCCGACTCCTACGGGCGGCGCCGCGACGCGCTGATCGACGCGCTCGCCCGACGGGGAGTGCCGGCGTACGGACGCAGCGGGATGAACGTGTGGGTGCCGGTGCCCGACGAGACGGGCGCGGTGGCCCGACTGCTGCGCGCCGGGTGGGCCGTGGCGCCGGGCGCCCGCTTCCGCATCGCCACCCCGCCCGGTGTCCGCCTGACCGTCTCCCCCCTCTCCGAGGACGGGATCGAGCCGGTCGCCGACGCGGTGGCGGAGGCGATCCGCCCCGGTGAGGCACGGCGGTACGGCTGA
- a CDS encoding family 20 glycosylhydrolase, with amino-acid sequence MSSGVVLRLSACPNFAGFAIRSAARRPAHREWDPASHGAPEERIAGIEATLFGESVGGIDDLTTLLPPRLASVAETAWNGRAPRWEDHRARLARHGRLWRERGLAYLASTEIPWT; translated from the coding sequence GTGTCGTCGGGGGTGGTCCTGAGGCTGTCGGCCTGCCCGAATTTCGCCGGGTTCGCCATCAGGTCGGCCGCGCGGCGTCCGGCACACCGCGAGTGGGACCCGGCCTCCCACGGCGCCCCCGAGGAGCGGATCGCCGGAATCGAGGCGACGCTCTTCGGCGAGTCGGTCGGAGGGATCGACGACCTGACCACCCTGCTGCCGCCACGCCTCGCGTCCGTCGCGGAGACCGCGTGGAACGGCCGGGCACCGCGGTGGGAGGACCACCGGGCCCGCCTCGCCCGCCATGGGCGGCTCTGGAGGGAGCGGGGGCTCGCCTACCTGGCCTCCACGGAGATCCCCTGGACGTGA
- a CDS encoding DMT family transporter — translation MSAAAPLRPGPAADTSPSAGPPVPPVPPSVRPPTARRLPAVDWRVRFAVLCLIWGFSFLLIKVGTHGFAPLQVTLGRLVFGTAVLGAVLLVRRERLPRGPRTWAHLAVAAFLLNALPFTLFSYAELTISSTLAGICNATTPLWGMALSLVALLEDRPTRRRVAGLGIGFAGVLVVLGAWQGFRGQDPAGTVMALVASLCYAVGWVYVRRTLSDTGSSNVAMAGSQLLLGTLQLALVTPLFTSLPTSLPVGPLLAVAALGALGTGVAFLLQYGLVAEVGPTTATLVTYFIPVIATAAGVLLLGEHLSWNTPVGALIVLVGAALTRSGPRRARP, via the coding sequence ATGTCCGCTGCCGCTCCGCTGCGCCCCGGACCCGCTGCCGACACCTCCCCGTCGGCCGGTCCTCCGGTCCCTCCGGTCCCTCCGTCGGTCCGTCCGCCGACAGCCCGCCGCCTTCCCGCCGTCGACTGGCGCGTCCGCTTCGCCGTCCTCTGTCTGATCTGGGGCTTCAGCTTCCTGCTGATCAAGGTCGGCACCCACGGCTTCGCCCCGCTCCAGGTCACCCTGGGGCGCCTGGTGTTCGGCACGGCCGTCCTGGGCGCGGTCCTGCTGGTGCGGCGCGAACGACTGCCGCGGGGGCCGCGCACCTGGGCCCACCTGGCGGTCGCCGCGTTCCTGCTCAACGCGCTGCCGTTCACCCTCTTCTCCTACGCCGAGCTGACCATCTCCTCCACCCTGGCGGGCATCTGCAACGCCACCACCCCGCTGTGGGGCATGGCGCTCTCGCTGGTCGCCCTCCTTGAGGACCGGCCGACGCGGCGCCGGGTCGCCGGCCTCGGCATCGGATTCGCCGGGGTCCTGGTCGTGCTCGGCGCCTGGCAGGGCTTCAGGGGGCAGGACCCCGCCGGTACGGTCATGGCGCTGGTCGCCTCGCTCTGCTACGCGGTCGGTTGGGTGTACGTGCGCCGCACGCTGTCGGACACCGGGAGCTCGAACGTGGCGATGGCCGGCTCCCAGCTCCTGCTCGGCACTCTCCAACTGGCTCTGGTCACACCGTTGTTCACCTCCCTTCCGACCTCTCTCCCCGTCGGGCCGCTGCTGGCGGTGGCGGCGTTGGGCGCGCTGGGCACCGGGGTCGCCTTCCTCCTCCAGTACGGGCTGGTGGCCGAGGTGGGGCCGACCACGGCCACCCTGGTGACGTACTTCATCCCGGTGATCGCCACCGCGGCCGGTGTGCTGCTGCTGGGCGAGCACCTCTCCTGGAACACCCCGGTCGGCGCGCTGATCGTGCTCGTCGGTGCCGCGCTGACCCGGAGCGGCCCGCGGCGCGCGCGACCGTAG
- a CDS encoding LysR family transcriptional regulator encodes MLNLDRLRILHAVARHGSVSGAAEGLHVTTSAVSQQMAKLEREAGQQLLAKNGRGVRLTDAGRLLAGHAQRILSQLELAEADLEAHRGRAVGELLLAAFPTAARGLFPDALAALRTDHPHLRVRMREVEPDASVRMLVRGDVDLAVVLDWYNRPLSLPGGLAKQPLLDDPADVAMPADHPRAGAETVELADFADDEWISWPDGEFCHEWLLFTLRGQGIEPKLCHTAGEHHTQLALVGAGLGVAVAPRLGRGPLPEGVAVAPVRHPMKRHVYAVWREDADRRPSIRAAVEALRAAADGMGD; translated from the coding sequence ATGTTGAACCTGGACCGGCTTCGCATCCTGCACGCCGTCGCCCGCCACGGCTCGGTGAGCGGCGCGGCCGAAGGGCTGCACGTCACGACGTCGGCCGTCTCCCAGCAGATGGCCAAACTGGAGCGCGAGGCCGGTCAGCAACTGTTGGCCAAGAACGGACGGGGGGTCCGACTCACCGACGCCGGACGCCTGCTCGCCGGGCACGCCCAGCGCATCCTCTCCCAACTCGAACTCGCCGAGGCCGACCTGGAGGCGCACCGCGGCCGGGCCGTCGGCGAACTGCTGCTCGCCGCCTTCCCCACCGCCGCACGCGGACTGTTCCCCGACGCGCTGGCCGCGCTGCGCACCGACCACCCCCACCTGCGCGTCCGGATGCGAGAGGTGGAACCCGACGCCTCGGTGCGGATGCTGGTGCGCGGGGACGTCGACCTCGCGGTCGTCCTGGACTGGTACAACCGGCCGCTCTCACTGCCCGGCGGACTGGCCAAACAGCCCCTGCTGGACGATCCGGCCGACGTGGCGATGCCCGCGGACCACCCCCGCGCCGGAGCCGAGACGGTCGAGTTGGCCGACTTCGCGGACGACGAGTGGATCTCCTGGCCGGACGGGGAGTTCTGTCACGAATGGCTGCTGTTCACCCTGCGCGGTCAGGGCATCGAGCCCAAGCTGTGCCACACCGCCGGGGAGCACCACACCCAGCTCGCCCTGGTCGGCGCCGGCCTCGGGGTCGCCGTCGCACCCCGCCTGGGCCGCGGACCGCTCCCGGAGGGGGTGGCCGTCGCTCCCGTGCGGCATCCGATGAAGCGTCACGTCTACGCGGTCTGGCGCGAGGACGCCGACCGCAGGCCGTCCATCCGGGCCGCGGTGGAGGCGCTGCGCGCGGCGGCGGACGGCATGGGGGACTGA
- a CDS encoding DUF2945 domain-containing protein, giving the protein MTQDENKVRKGDEVSWKSHGGEAVGRVEEEITSRTEAAGRTVNASPDDPQYRVRSEKSGGEAVHRPEALHQKDAEDD; this is encoded by the coding sequence ATGACACAGGACGAGAACAAGGTGCGCAAGGGCGACGAAGTCTCCTGGAAGAGTCACGGCGGCGAGGCCGTCGGCCGGGTGGAGGAGGAGATCACCTCCCGCACCGAGGCCGCCGGCCGCACGGTGAACGCCTCCCCCGACGACCCGCAGTACCGGGTGCGCAGCGAGAAGTCCGGCGGCGAAGCGGTCCACCGACCCGAAGCCCTCCACCAGAAGGACGCCGAGGATGACTGA
- a CDS encoding peptidase — MHRRTQPSRGPAGSGPDADGPFAPELAAALSSARRRAGRDGERHVDTAHLLHGLVESDPVVRSSLGGPARPVRVLGYLAQRSIGYGLRWRGVVETTPCGVGGVGRLPEVVGPARLAGRAPRSNWSPAAVVALGGALDRARARGAARAEGVDLLEALLADPRCRAVEVLCRAGVLPVEPGAEDALAVAADGAFGGQGPPRGH, encoded by the coding sequence GTGCACCGTCGTACGCAGCCGTCCCGGGGTCCCGCCGGTTCGGGACCGGACGCCGACGGCCCGTTCGCTCCGGAACTGGCCGCGGCGCTGTCGAGCGCGCGCCGCAGGGCGGGCCGGGACGGGGAGCGGCACGTCGACACCGCCCACCTGCTGCACGGCCTGGTCGAGTCGGACCCGGTGGTGCGCTCCTCGCTCGGCGGTCCCGCACGGCCGGTGCGGGTGCTGGGGTACCTGGCACAGCGCAGCATCGGCTACGGGCTGCGCTGGCGGGGGGTGGTGGAGACGACGCCGTGTGGCGTCGGGGGTGTCGGGAGGCTGCCGGAGGTCGTGGGGCCGGCGCGGCTCGCCGGCCGGGCGCCCCGCTCGAACTGGTCCCCGGCGGCGGTGGTGGCGCTGGGGGGAGCGCTGGACCGGGCTCGCGCGCGGGGCGCGGCGCGGGCCGAGGGGGTGGACCTGCTGGAGGCGCTGCTCGCCGATCCGCGCTGCCGGGCCGTGGAGGTGTTGTGCCGTGCGGGCGTGCTCCCGGTGGAGCCGGGAGCGGAGGACGCCCTCGCGGTGGCGGCGGACGGCGCGTTCGGTGGTCAGGGCCCGCCGCGAGGCCACTGA